The window CTTAAAAAATATTTAGCCGTAAGCCTCTTATTTGGGGCTTACAAACTTTGTGGGGGAAAGATCGGAAAAAATGCGAAAGTTTTCTATATGAAAGTTATATATATAGAGTATCCCGATCTGAAGGAGGAACAACATATGGGTTTCCTCACAGCGCGTTCACTACCCTTTATCATATTGCTTATTATGACAAATCCCCATCCGATGCTAAACCATGAAATAAATTTATCCATAAACTACTCCAATCATGTAAAAAGTCATCCAACAACAGTACAGCGGCCGGAAGTGGAGAAGCTCACTCATGAGGACGTTGTGTCTCTTACTCGTACATTTATGGATAAACTTGTACAAGAAACGGACGAGCAATACAGAGTCATACATTTTCACTCGAAACGTGAATTGGTAGGAGATTTTCGTGATGTGTCATCCTTATCCCTTGCAAAACGAATAGTGGATTTATATTATAAAGAGCATGACAATCAATTATATATTATACCGACTGAAACTCCTCCGTGGTTTGTTGAGAATCAACCTTATGAACAGGAGATTGAAGGAGAACAGGTGAAAATTACTCAATATAACAAGACAGAATTATACGGCAATTATAAAATTACACTGTACTTTATATTGGATGAACAACACGGATGGATAATCGAGGATGTACAATACGATTGAAATGGACTTAAAGGATAGTGAAGATGTAATGATTAAGTTTAGAGACTATTATCAAAATGAAGTAACCCTTTCTTTTGAAAAAAATCCCTTTTCCAATGATCCTAAGCATGTTTGGGTCATTACCCGTTATGAAAATCAATGGTTACTCACTAAGCATAAGGACCGTGGGCTTGAGTTCCCCGGGGGAAAAGTTGAAGTGGGGGAGACTCCGAAAGAAGCGGCCATCCGTGAAGTGATGGAAGAAACAGGCGGAAGAGTAGAAGAAATTACATATATTGGCCAGTACTATGTTGAAGGAAAAGGCGGAACAATTGTGAAAAATGTCTATTACGCAATCGTTGGCGAGCTGATTGAGCAGTTAAGCTATTTTGAAACAGAGGGACCTGTTTTACTAGCTGAACTACCGGAAAATATTCAACAAAAACCAACTTTTAGTTTTATGATGAAAGATGAAGTGTTACCGCGAAGTATTAAGTATATTAAAGAAGCTCAACTACATTCATAATAGCTGAGCTTCTTTTTTTCCGTTTATTTCGTTTTAATTAATTTACTTTCCATCTTCTCAACAAGTTGGTACATGATAGCTGCTAAGACTGCAATAATGAGTAAGCTAAATAATACTAAGGTAAAATCGAACACTTGGAAGCCGTAAATAATTAAATAACCGAGTCCTTTTTCGGAAACGAGGAATTCCCCAACAATGACACCAACCCAAGCTAAGCCAACATTCACTTTTAATGTGGAGATTATGGTAGGTATCGTTGCTGGAAAGATTACCTCCTTAAATATTTGAAATCGATTTGCCCCGAATGTCTTCATAACCTTTAAATAGTTTGGATCTACTTCACGGAAAGCTGAGTAAATGACAATCGTTGTAATTACGACAGATATAATCATTCCCATCGCAATAATAGAGATATAGCCTGGTCCTAAGGCAACGATAATAATTGGTCCAAGCGCAACCTTTGGCATTGCATTCATCACAACTAAATATGGGTCCATTACTTTTGAAAATTTAGGGAACCACCATAATAAGGCTGCAAATAGAACACCTGCTACGGTTCCTAGAATAAACCCCGCTACAGTTTCTAAAAGTGTCACTTTTAGGTGAAAGAGTAAGCTTCCATCTGCCAGCTTCTCCAAAAACAATTTTCCAACTGCAGAAGGTGCACTGAAAATTAATCGATCTATAAGTTGCAAACGGCTTGCGACTTCCCAAAGGGCAAAAAAGAAGACGCTGATGATAATTTGCCAGAATAGGACCGTTTGTTTCTCTTTTTTTATACCCCTTTTATATTGTTCAAACAAGAGTTGATCATCATGTTTTTGTTGGCTCAAGATTCTCCAACTCCTTCCACACTTGCTGAAACATTTCTGAAAAAAGTGGATCCTGTCTTGCTTCAAAAGGAGAAAGGTTTTGGAGATGTTCCGGTACGGTAAAGATTTTAGCGATTTTCCCTGGAGAGGATTGTAATAATATAATTTTGTCACTCATCGCAATTGCTTCCCCAATATCGTGAGTTACGAGGATTGATGTTTTTTTATACGTTTTCAAAATGTGAGAAATTAAGTTTTCCAACTTTAGTTTTGTTTGATAATCTAACGCTGAGAATGGCTCATCTAATAACAGAAGTTTTGGATCAGTAATTAACGTACGAGCTAGTGCAGCCCGTTGTCTCATCCCACCGGACAATTCGTTTGGATATGCATGTTTCGTTTGGCCAATGCCAATCTCGTGTAAAATCTCCTCTGCTTTTTCCGTGGTTGATGTTGTTAACGTTTTTTGTACGTGTGGCCCTATTAAAATGTTTTCTAAAATCGTCTTCCAAGGGAACAGATAATCTTGCTGCAGCATATAACCTATTGTCGAACATTCCTTATCTATTGGTTCATTTTCAAGTAACACTTCGCCTCTAGTTGGTTTAATTAGACCGGAAATGACAGAGAGTAACGTTGTTTTTCCGCATCCACTTGGTCCAATTAGAGAGACGAAACTGCCATTATTTACGTTAAATGAAATGTCTTCTAATGCCTTTGTATACGTCTGTTTGGTGAAATATTGATGGGAAATGTTGTTCACAGTCAAAAATGACAAAGAACATCACTCCTATTCTTTCGTAACTTCTTCAGCAATTTGTGTGTTTACTAATACGCCATGCTCTACATCTTGAGGAAGTTCTCCAGCTTCATCCATAATGTCTTTTAAGTTATTCCATTCTTCTTCATCTAAAATTGGATCAAGGGCAAATGAACCTTGTGACTTGTAACGGTCTACGACGGTAGTAATAATATTTAAATCACTATCTTCAAAGTATGGCTTAATGACTTCTGCAATTTCTTCTACGCTATGTTCTTGTACCCACTTTTGCGCTTTATAAAGAGCACGAGTAAATTTCTTGACTGTTTCTTCCTCCTCATTTAAAAAGCTTTCTTTAGTCATAAACACAGTATATGGAACTTTTCCCGATGCTTCACCGAATGATGCAACAATATGGCCTTTACCCTCCCGTTCAAAAACACTGGCAGTCGGTTCAAATAGTTGAACATAATCATAATCCCCAGTAGCAAAGGCATTTGGTATATTAGCAAAGTCAACATTTTGGCTTAAGTCTAAGTCCTCATGTGGGTCTATACCGTGCTGCTTCAGTACATATTCACCAACCATTTGGGGCATTCCGCCTTTCCGTTGGCCTAAAAACTTACTTCCCTTTAAATCTTGCCATTCGAAATGATCTTGTTTTTCTTTCGCTACTAAAAATGTTCCATCGGTTTGTGTTAATTGAGCAAAATTTATAACCGGATCATTGGCTCCTCTTGCATATACATAAATCGATGTTTCAGAACCGACTAATGCAATATCTGCACCACCGGATAACAAGGCTGTCATTGTTTTGTCTCCACCCCAAGTTGTTTTTAAATCAACGTCTAATCCTTCTTCTTCAAAAAAACCTTTTTCAAGTGCAACATATTGTGGAGCATAAAAGATTGACCTCGTTACTTCTGCTACTTCTATCTTCGTATTTGTACTCGTATTATTTGAGCATGCACCTAAAGTAAAAACGAGTATGACGGAACATAACATAGCTAAGAAAGAGCTAGCTTTCTTCATTCTCCATCCTCCTAGTTCGAAAGTATCAAGCTAAAGATATATTATGCCTAGCTGTAAATTGTGTGAATGCCTATAAATAAAAAAAAGAGCCGTCTATAAAAGACGGCCTATCTATATAAAGGAGATGAGGGAACAATGTCATTTATTCCGGCTTATATACCGGTCCAGCCTCTTGAATGGCTTGAGGTACATGATGAAACTTTTTAAAGTTCTCATGGAATTGTAAAGCTAATTGTTTTGCTTTTTCTTCATATTTTGCTTCATCGCTCCATGTTCGCTGTGGAACTAGAACATGACTTGGTACACCAGGACATTGGGATGGAATTTTTAATCCAAATATCGGATCATTCACCATATCAGTGGAGTTCAGTTCACCTTCCAAAGCAGCTTGAACCATGGAGCGCGTATGGGAAAGTTCCATACGTCGACCCACACCAAATGGACCACCAGTCCACCCTGTATTGACAAGAAATACATTTACACCGTATTGCTCAATTTTATCACCAAGCATTTTCGCATACGTTGCCGCTGGTAACGGTAAAAATGGTGACCCAAAACATGTAGAGAAAGTAGCCTCAGGTGCTGTAACACCTCGCTCTGTTCCCGCCAGCTTACTTGTATACCCACTTAAGAAGTGATACATAGCCTGTTCTTTCGTTAATTTACTGATTGGTGGCAATACACCAAAGGCATCGGCGGTTAAAAAAATAATCGTTTGTGGATGGCCTGCAACACTAGGTTTAAGAATGTTATCAATATTTTCGATTGGGTAGGCTGCCCGTGTATTTTCTGTTAAAGATGTATCATCATAGTTAGGTGTTCGTGCATCTTCATCAATCATTACATTTTCCAAGACCGATCCGAACTGAATCGCTTTATATATCTGCGGTTCCTTTTCTTCGGAAAGATGGATACACTTTGCGTAACAACCACCTTCAATATTAAAAATACCATTTTGTGACCAACCGTGTTCATCATCGCCAATTAAGCGGCGATTTGTATCAGCAGATAAAGTTGTCTTACCAGTTCCTGATAAGCCAAAGAACAGTGCTACATCTCCTTCCATTCCTACATTAGCCGAACAGTGCATTGGCAATATATTTGTTTCCGGGAGTAGGTAGTTCATAACGGAAAAGACGGATTTTTTAATTTCCCCAGCATATTCCGTTCCACCGATTAGAATGATTTTGTGTTTAAAGGAAATGATAATAAATGCTTCTGAATGTGTTCCATCTACCCGGGGATTAGCCTTAAAGTGAGGGGCTGAAATGATTGTAAATTCGGATTTGTGATTGACAAGCTCCTCATCTGTTGCACGAATAAACATTTGGCGAGCAAATAAATTATGCCAAGCAAATTCGGTAATAACCTGGATAGGAAGTCGGTACTTTGGATCAGCTCCTGCAAATCCGCGGAAGCGAAATATTTCTTCTTTAGACTGTAAATGGTTTAACACTTTATCATACAACTGAAAAAAGACATCTTCATCAATCGGCTGGTTTGTCGTACCCCAGTCCACCTTATTTGCCGATATGTCATCTTTCACAATAAACTTATCCTTAGGCGACCGCCCTGTATATTTACCAGTTGTTGCTTTTACAGCACCAGTAGAGGTTAATACCCCTTCTTGTCGTTCAAGTACTTTTTCGACAAGTTGTGGAACCGATAAGTCGCTTTGAACGTTTTTTTGTTCCAAAGCACGTTCATGTAACAGTTTGTTTGCAATCGTCATGAAAACCATCCTTTACAAATGAGATTATCTATTTATGCCGTTTTGAATTTCGTAATCTGTGATTAATAGTATAACACATTAATTTTATTATTCCATACTAATCATAAAATTTTATTCCGTGATTTATTTTCTAAAAGAAATGAAAAAAGATTTTTTGACTTTCTATTCAGTTCAAGTTAATATAAATCGATGGAAATCTCTTATCCAGAGAAGGTGGAGGGACAGGCCCAAGGAAACCCGGCAACCATCACGATGTGAAAAGGTGCTAACCTGCAAGCGAGGTACTCTTGAACGATAAGAGTGAAAGGTTCCGGTACTTTAACGGAGTTATCTGAATACAATCGATCATGAAACTTATATCGTAATACACATAATGTGTGTGAGTATAGAGCCACTGGATTTGAGGTACATAAGATAGATGTTAAATAAAGGAGGAAGTAGCCATGGCAATTAAGGGTCGGCTTTTTACATCAGAGTCGGTTACAGAAGGTCATCCTGATAAAATATGTGATCAAATTTCTGATGCAATTTTAGATGAGATTTTAAGACATGATCCTAATGCACGTGTTGCTTGTGAAACAACTGTAACAACGGGTTTAGTGTTAGTATCAGGAGAAATTTCAACAACTACTTATGTTGACATACCTGCAATCGTTCGGAAAACAATTAAAAATATTGGATATACAAGAGCGAAGTACGGCTTTGATGCTGAGACTTGTGCTGTCCTTACTGCAATTGATGAGCAATCAGCAGATATTGCACAAGGAGTAAACCAAGCACTAGAATCTCGTGAAGGTAGCATGACAGATGAAGAAATTGAAGCAATTGGTGCCGGTGACCAAGGTTTAATGTTCGGGTATGCTAATAATGAAACAGAGGAGTTAATGCCATTACCCATTTCTTTGTCTCACAAATTGGCGAAGCGTTTAACGGA of the Salirhabdus salicampi genome contains:
- the ytkD gene encoding RNA deprotection pyrophosphohydrolase, whose amino-acid sequence is MIKFRDYYQNEVTLSFEKNPFSNDPKHVWVITRYENQWLLTKHKDRGLEFPGGKVEVGETPKEAAIREVMEETGGRVEEITYIGQYYVEGKGGTIVKNVYYAIVGELIEQLSYFETEGPVLLAELPENIQQKPTFSFMMKDEVLPRSIKYIKEAQLHS
- a CDS encoding ABC transporter substrate-binding protein; translation: MKKASSFLAMLCSVILVFTLGACSNNTSTNTKIEVAEVTRSIFYAPQYVALEKGFFEEEGLDVDLKTTWGGDKTMTALLSGGADIALVGSETSIYVYARGANDPVINFAQLTQTDGTFLVAKEKQDHFEWQDLKGSKFLGQRKGGMPQMVGEYVLKQHGIDPHEDLDLSQNVDFANIPNAFATGDYDYVQLFEPTASVFEREGKGHIVASFGEASGKVPYTVFMTKESFLNEEEETVKKFTRALYKAQKWVQEHSVEEIAEVIKPYFEDSDLNIITTVVDRYKSQGSFALDPILDEEEWNNLKDIMDEAGELPQDVEHGVLVNTQIAEEVTKE
- a CDS encoding ABC transporter permease, which gives rise to MSQQKHDDQLLFEQYKRGIKKEKQTVLFWQIIISVFFFALWEVASRLQLIDRLIFSAPSAVGKLFLEKLADGSLLFHLKVTLLETVAGFILGTVAGVLFAALLWWFPKFSKVMDPYLVVMNAMPKVALGPIIIVALGPGYISIIAMGMIISVVITTIVIYSAFREVDPNYLKVMKTFGANRFQIFKEVIFPATIPTIISTLKVNVGLAWVGVIVGEFLVSEKGLGYLIIYGFQVFDFTLVLFSLLIIAVLAAIMYQLVEKMESKLIKTK
- the pckA gene encoding phosphoenolpyruvate carboxykinase (ATP), which codes for MVFMTIANKLLHERALEQKNVQSDLSVPQLVEKVLERQEGVLTSTGAVKATTGKYTGRSPKDKFIVKDDISANKVDWGTTNQPIDEDVFFQLYDKVLNHLQSKEEIFRFRGFAGADPKYRLPIQVITEFAWHNLFARQMFIRATDEELVNHKSEFTIISAPHFKANPRVDGTHSEAFIIISFKHKIILIGGTEYAGEIKKSVFSVMNYLLPETNILPMHCSANVGMEGDVALFFGLSGTGKTTLSADTNRRLIGDDEHGWSQNGIFNIEGGCYAKCIHLSEEKEPQIYKAIQFGSVLENVMIDEDARTPNYDDTSLTENTRAAYPIENIDNILKPSVAGHPQTIIFLTADAFGVLPPISKLTKEQAMYHFLSGYTSKLAGTERGVTAPEATFSTCFGSPFLPLPAATYAKMLGDKIEQYGVNVFLVNTGWTGGPFGVGRRMELSHTRSMVQAALEGELNSTDMVNDPIFGLKIPSQCPGVPSHVLVPQRTWSDEAKYEEKAKQLALQFHENFKKFHHVPQAIQEAGPVYKPE
- a CDS encoding ABC transporter ATP-binding protein, whose product is MSFLTVNNISHQYFTKQTYTKALEDISFNVNNGSFVSLIGPSGCGKTTLLSVISGLIKPTRGEVLLENEPIDKECSTIGYMLQQDYLFPWKTILENILIGPHVQKTLTTSTTEKAEEILHEIGIGQTKHAYPNELSGGMRQRAALARTLITDPKLLLLDEPFSALDYQTKLKLENLISHILKTYKKTSILVTHDIGEAIAMSDKIILLQSSPGKIAKIFTVPEHLQNLSPFEARQDPLFSEMFQQVWKELENLEPTKT